A region of Culicoides brevitarsis isolate CSIRO-B50_1 chromosome 1, AGI_CSIRO_Cbre_v1, whole genome shotgun sequence DNA encodes the following proteins:
- the LOC134836117 gene encoding choline transporter-like 2 isoform X3, with product MGCCGGETTSPLPARRVGDVARHARERYAYGPPESKSQREPLRYDPTFKGPLAKRSCTDIICLLIFIIFLCGWGFVAYFAYQHGDLNRLLVPSDSSGLRCGVDSEVLHKPYLLFFDLSKCADPKVPLTGCPTPQVCVEKCPSEKFEWRFDECNSGNFALHKSKLICDIKINMDDVRTCSDIEMLMSAQRCAKWYLNSQPFSRRCIPSDTDAIINITTSGIDQSELIQAIQNLELFSKVHGLGQMVVEDIIDTWPLVLGALVGSMIVCLIFIAIMRWLAAPVIWFSIFGVMALLGTGVYFSYLKYDYLKDNAPERAPPTTNISALLESYLLMKETWLYMLIALAVLLIVIVLAIIILRKRIVIAVALVKEGSKAVSSITSTVFFPIFPWLFQVAVIGFAVLCGLYLASIGTEVYKVSGMNTTKTCICTGKTYVDGEICNPIEFNQFCKNTAFSNNKARSDLCIDAACHFIQIQNPTIVNYFHGINIFGFFWTVFFISAFGEMVLAATFATWYWTFKKSEVPFFALTSGLSRTICYHLGTLAFGSFIIAVCRIIRVMLEWVHQKCKKYDNEVTRAILCIFRCLFWLLEKFLRFLNRNAYIMCAIHGKNFCASAGDAFNLLMRNCLRVVALDQVTSFLFFLSKLLISLGMGTLMYFYLSLEYSQLDLHYNLVPSIIVVIGTYLIACVFFSVYSMAVETLFLCFLEDSERNDGTPEKPYFMSKQLKKILGKHNKLNDSENQRF from the exons ATGGGTTGTTGCGGCGGCGAGACGACAAGTCCCTTGCCAGCGAGACGCGTGGGAGATGTTGCGAGACACGCACGTGAGAGATACGCTTACGGACCGCCCGAGAGTAAGAGTCAAC gTGAACCATTGCGATACGATCCCACCTTCAAAGGACCATTAGCGAAACGGTCGTGCACCGACATCATTtgcttattgatttttatcatttttctctgTGGTTGGGGATTTGTGGCGTACTTTG cATATCAACATGGAGATTTAAATCGCTTACTCGTGCCATCAGATTCCAGCGGATTGCGCTGCGGTGTCGATAGTGAAGTGCTGCATAAGCCATATCTCCTGTTTTTTGACCTGAGCAAGTGTGCTGATCCCAAAGTCCCGCTCACGGGATGTCCAACGCCTCaa gtCTGCGTCGAAAAATGTCCGTCAGAAAAATTCGAATGGCGCTTCGATGAATGTAATTCCGGTAATTTTGCATTACACAAAAGCAAGTTAATAtgtgatattaaaattaatatggaCGATGTGAGAACCTGTTCCGATATTGAGATGCTCATGTCAGCGCAACGATGTGCCAAATGGTACTTGAACTCCCAACCAT TTTCACGTCGGTGTATTCCTTCAGACACGGACGCAATTATAAATATCACTACTTCGGGCATTGATCAATCAGAGTTGATTCAAGCGATACAAAATCtagaattattttctaaagttCATGGG ctCGGTCAAATGGTAGTTGAAGACATCATCGATACATGGCCCCTTGTACTTGGCGCTCTTGTTGGAAGCATGATTGTCTGTCTCATCTTCATCGCTATCATGCGTTGGCTCGCAGCTCCCGTCATCTGGTTCTCGATTTTCGGTGTCATGGCATTACTTGGAACTGGTGTTTACTTTTCGTACTTGAAGTACGACTATTTAAAAGACAATGCTCCTGAACGTGCACCACCAACGACAAATATTTCGGCTTTACTTGAATCGTATTTGTTAATGaag gaaactTGGTTATACATGTTGATTGCATTGGCTGTCCTTTTGATCGTAATTGTCCTCGCCATCATTATTTTACGGAAGAGAATTGTCATTGCAGTCGCTTTGGTCAAAGAAGGAAGCAAAGCTGTTAGTTCCATAACTTCAACGGTATTTTTCCCGATTTTCCCGTGGTTATTCCAAGTTGCGGTAATTGGATTTGCAGTTTTGTGTGGATTATATTTGGCTTCCATAGGCACTGAAGTGTACAAAGTCAGCGGAATGAATACGACAAAAACCTGCATTTGCACCGGAAAGACTTATGTCGACGGAGAAATCTGCAATCCCATcgaattcaatcaattttgcaaaaataccGCATTTTCCAACAACAAAGCACGTTCGGATCTTTGCATTGACGCCGCTTGTCACTTTATCCAGATACAAAATCCAACGATTGTCAACTATTTTCAC ggaatCAACATTTTTGGATTCTTTTGGACAGTTTTCTTCATCTCCGCCTTTGGTGAAATGGTTTTGGCAGCAACTTTCGCGACATGGTATTGGACCTTCAAGAAATCAGAAGTTCCCTTTTTTGCTCTTACCTCGGGATTATCACGCACAATCTGTTATCATCTCGGCACACTGGCTTTTGGCTCCTTCATTATCGCAGTTTGTCGCATTATTCGTGTCATGCTTGAATGGGTgcatcaaaaatgtaaaaagtacGATAATGAAGTGACGCGAGctattttgtgcatttttcgaTGTCTTTTCTGGTTGCTCGAGAAATTTCTGCGGTTTTTGAATCGCAATGCGTACATCATGTGTGCGATTCACGGAAAGAATTTCTGTGCGAGTGCTGGCGATGCTTTCAATCTTTTGATGCGAAATTGCTTGAGAGTTGTCGCTTTGGATCAAGTAACGagctttttgttctttttgtcGAAATTGTTGATCTCGTTGGGCATGGGAACGCTCATGTACTTCTACTTGTCGTTGGAATATTCGCAGCTGGATCTTCATTATAACTTGGTACCATCGATAATTGTCGTGATCGGCACATATTTGATCGCCTGCGTTTTCTTCAGTGTCTATTCGATGGCAGTTGAGACACTTTTCTTGTGTTTCT TGGAAGACTCTGAACGCAACGACGGCACCCCCGAAAAGCCATATTTCATGTCAAAGCAACTCAAAAAGATTCTCGGAAAGCACAATAAATTAAACGACTCCGAAAATCAAcgattttaa
- the LOC134836117 gene encoding choline transporter-like 2 isoform X2 — protein MSDQNLLKYGEPLRYDPTFKGPLAKRSCTDIICLLIFIIFLCGWGFVAYFAYQHGDLNRLLVPSDSSGLRCGVDSEVLHKPYLLFFDLSKCADPKVPLTGCPTPQVCVEKCPSEKFEWRFDECNSGNFALHKSKLICDIKINMDDVRTCSDIEMLMSAQRCAKWYLNSQPFLKRCISDLLPTECPLIKSRKYKTSSFADIIRLPSFGSAVRFPDDDATAIARIASSEPKVRKKCDVNRALGKQIIVDKMHKTDTFIGRAFTNMFVWGNFSDSVQLGQMVVEDIIDTWPLVLGALVGSMIVCLIFIAIMRWLAAPVIWFSIFGVMALLGTGVYFSYLKYDYLKDNAPERAPPTTNISALLESYLLMKETWLYMLIALAVLLIVIVLAIIILRKRIVIAVALVKEGSKAVSSITSTVFFPIFPWLFQVAVIGFAVLCGLYLASIGTEVYKVSGMNTTKTCICTGKTYVDGEICNPIEFNQFCKNTAFSNNKARSDLCIDAACHFIQIQNPTIVNYFHGINIFGFFWTVFFISAFGEMVLAATFATWYWTFKKSEVPFFALTSGLSRTICYHLGTLAFGSFIIAVCRIIRVMLEWVHQKCKKYDNEVTRAILCIFRCLFWLLEKFLRFLNRNAYIMCAIHGKNFCASAGDAFNLLMRNCLRVVALDQVTSFLFFLSKLLISLGMGTLMYFYLSLEYSQLDLHYNLVPSIIVVIGTYLIACVFFSVYSMAVETLFLCFLEDSERNDGTPEKPYFMSKQLKKILGKHNKLNDSENQRF, from the exons gTGAACCATTGCGATACGATCCCACCTTCAAAGGACCATTAGCGAAACGGTCGTGCACCGACATCATTtgcttattgatttttatcatttttctctgTGGTTGGGGATTTGTGGCGTACTTTG cATATCAACATGGAGATTTAAATCGCTTACTCGTGCCATCAGATTCCAGCGGATTGCGCTGCGGTGTCGATAGTGAAGTGCTGCATAAGCCATATCTCCTGTTTTTTGACCTGAGCAAGTGTGCTGATCCCAAAGTCCCGCTCACGGGATGTCCAACGCCTCaa gtCTGCGTCGAAAAATGTCCGTCAGAAAAATTCGAATGGCGCTTCGATGAATGTAATTCCGGTAATTTTGCATTACACAAAAGCAAGTTAATAtgtgatattaaaattaatatggaCGATGTGAGAACCTGTTCCGATATTGAGATGCTCATGTCAGCGCAACGATGTGCCAAATGGTACTTGAACTCCCAACCAT TCCTCAAGCGCTGCATTTCCGACTTACTGCCAACTGAATGTCCCCTCATCAAAAGTCGCAAATACAAAACTAGCTCATTTGCGGATATTATTCGTTTACCGAGCTTTGGAAGTGCTGTGAGGTTCCCGGATGACGATGCCACGGCAATTGCTCGTATTGCCTCCAGTGAGCCCAAAGTAAGGAAAAAATGTGATGTCAATCGGGCGTTGGGAAAGCAAATTATCGTCGATAAAATGCACAAAACGGACACCTTCATTGGCAGGGCATTCACAAATATGTTTGTCTGGGGCAACTTTAGTGATAGTGtgcag ctCGGTCAAATGGTAGTTGAAGACATCATCGATACATGGCCCCTTGTACTTGGCGCTCTTGTTGGAAGCATGATTGTCTGTCTCATCTTCATCGCTATCATGCGTTGGCTCGCAGCTCCCGTCATCTGGTTCTCGATTTTCGGTGTCATGGCATTACTTGGAACTGGTGTTTACTTTTCGTACTTGAAGTACGACTATTTAAAAGACAATGCTCCTGAACGTGCACCACCAACGACAAATATTTCGGCTTTACTTGAATCGTATTTGTTAATGaag gaaactTGGTTATACATGTTGATTGCATTGGCTGTCCTTTTGATCGTAATTGTCCTCGCCATCATTATTTTACGGAAGAGAATTGTCATTGCAGTCGCTTTGGTCAAAGAAGGAAGCAAAGCTGTTAGTTCCATAACTTCAACGGTATTTTTCCCGATTTTCCCGTGGTTATTCCAAGTTGCGGTAATTGGATTTGCAGTTTTGTGTGGATTATATTTGGCTTCCATAGGCACTGAAGTGTACAAAGTCAGCGGAATGAATACGACAAAAACCTGCATTTGCACCGGAAAGACTTATGTCGACGGAGAAATCTGCAATCCCATcgaattcaatcaattttgcaaaaataccGCATTTTCCAACAACAAAGCACGTTCGGATCTTTGCATTGACGCCGCTTGTCACTTTATCCAGATACAAAATCCAACGATTGTCAACTATTTTCAC ggaatCAACATTTTTGGATTCTTTTGGACAGTTTTCTTCATCTCCGCCTTTGGTGAAATGGTTTTGGCAGCAACTTTCGCGACATGGTATTGGACCTTCAAGAAATCAGAAGTTCCCTTTTTTGCTCTTACCTCGGGATTATCACGCACAATCTGTTATCATCTCGGCACACTGGCTTTTGGCTCCTTCATTATCGCAGTTTGTCGCATTATTCGTGTCATGCTTGAATGGGTgcatcaaaaatgtaaaaagtacGATAATGAAGTGACGCGAGctattttgtgcatttttcgaTGTCTTTTCTGGTTGCTCGAGAAATTTCTGCGGTTTTTGAATCGCAATGCGTACATCATGTGTGCGATTCACGGAAAGAATTTCTGTGCGAGTGCTGGCGATGCTTTCAATCTTTTGATGCGAAATTGCTTGAGAGTTGTCGCTTTGGATCAAGTAACGagctttttgttctttttgtcGAAATTGTTGATCTCGTTGGGCATGGGAACGCTCATGTACTTCTACTTGTCGTTGGAATATTCGCAGCTGGATCTTCATTATAACTTGGTACCATCGATAATTGTCGTGATCGGCACATATTTGATCGCCTGCGTTTTCTTCAGTGTCTATTCGATGGCAGTTGAGACACTTTTCTTGTGTTTCT TGGAAGACTCTGAACGCAACGACGGCACCCCCGAAAAGCCATATTTCATGTCAAAGCAACTCAAAAAGATTCTCGGAAAGCACAATAAATTAAACGACTCCGAAAATCAAcgattttaa
- the LOC134836117 gene encoding choline transporter-like 2 isoform X1, with protein MGCCGGETTSPLPARRVGDVARHARERYAYGPPESKSQREPLRYDPTFKGPLAKRSCTDIICLLIFIIFLCGWGFVAYFAYQHGDLNRLLVPSDSSGLRCGVDSEVLHKPYLLFFDLSKCADPKVPLTGCPTPQVCVEKCPSEKFEWRFDECNSGNFALHKSKLICDIKINMDDVRTCSDIEMLMSAQRCAKWYLNSQPFLKRCISDLLPTECPLIKSRKYKTSSFADIIRLPSFGSAVRFPDDDATAIARIASSEPKVRKKCDVNRALGKQIIVDKMHKTDTFIGRAFTNMFVWGNFSDSVQLGQMVVEDIIDTWPLVLGALVGSMIVCLIFIAIMRWLAAPVIWFSIFGVMALLGTGVYFSYLKYDYLKDNAPERAPPTTNISALLESYLLMKETWLYMLIALAVLLIVIVLAIIILRKRIVIAVALVKEGSKAVSSITSTVFFPIFPWLFQVAVIGFAVLCGLYLASIGTEVYKVSGMNTTKTCICTGKTYVDGEICNPIEFNQFCKNTAFSNNKARSDLCIDAACHFIQIQNPTIVNYFHGINIFGFFWTVFFISAFGEMVLAATFATWYWTFKKSEVPFFALTSGLSRTICYHLGTLAFGSFIIAVCRIIRVMLEWVHQKCKKYDNEVTRAILCIFRCLFWLLEKFLRFLNRNAYIMCAIHGKNFCASAGDAFNLLMRNCLRVVALDQVTSFLFFLSKLLISLGMGTLMYFYLSLEYSQLDLHYNLVPSIIVVIGTYLIACVFFSVYSMAVETLFLCFLEDSERNDGTPEKPYFMSKQLKKILGKHNKLNDSENQRF; from the exons ATGGGTTGTTGCGGCGGCGAGACGACAAGTCCCTTGCCAGCGAGACGCGTGGGAGATGTTGCGAGACACGCACGTGAGAGATACGCTTACGGACCGCCCGAGAGTAAGAGTCAAC gTGAACCATTGCGATACGATCCCACCTTCAAAGGACCATTAGCGAAACGGTCGTGCACCGACATCATTtgcttattgatttttatcatttttctctgTGGTTGGGGATTTGTGGCGTACTTTG cATATCAACATGGAGATTTAAATCGCTTACTCGTGCCATCAGATTCCAGCGGATTGCGCTGCGGTGTCGATAGTGAAGTGCTGCATAAGCCATATCTCCTGTTTTTTGACCTGAGCAAGTGTGCTGATCCCAAAGTCCCGCTCACGGGATGTCCAACGCCTCaa gtCTGCGTCGAAAAATGTCCGTCAGAAAAATTCGAATGGCGCTTCGATGAATGTAATTCCGGTAATTTTGCATTACACAAAAGCAAGTTAATAtgtgatattaaaattaatatggaCGATGTGAGAACCTGTTCCGATATTGAGATGCTCATGTCAGCGCAACGATGTGCCAAATGGTACTTGAACTCCCAACCAT TCCTCAAGCGCTGCATTTCCGACTTACTGCCAACTGAATGTCCCCTCATCAAAAGTCGCAAATACAAAACTAGCTCATTTGCGGATATTATTCGTTTACCGAGCTTTGGAAGTGCTGTGAGGTTCCCGGATGACGATGCCACGGCAATTGCTCGTATTGCCTCCAGTGAGCCCAAAGTAAGGAAAAAATGTGATGTCAATCGGGCGTTGGGAAAGCAAATTATCGTCGATAAAATGCACAAAACGGACACCTTCATTGGCAGGGCATTCACAAATATGTTTGTCTGGGGCAACTTTAGTGATAGTGtgcag ctCGGTCAAATGGTAGTTGAAGACATCATCGATACATGGCCCCTTGTACTTGGCGCTCTTGTTGGAAGCATGATTGTCTGTCTCATCTTCATCGCTATCATGCGTTGGCTCGCAGCTCCCGTCATCTGGTTCTCGATTTTCGGTGTCATGGCATTACTTGGAACTGGTGTTTACTTTTCGTACTTGAAGTACGACTATTTAAAAGACAATGCTCCTGAACGTGCACCACCAACGACAAATATTTCGGCTTTACTTGAATCGTATTTGTTAATGaag gaaactTGGTTATACATGTTGATTGCATTGGCTGTCCTTTTGATCGTAATTGTCCTCGCCATCATTATTTTACGGAAGAGAATTGTCATTGCAGTCGCTTTGGTCAAAGAAGGAAGCAAAGCTGTTAGTTCCATAACTTCAACGGTATTTTTCCCGATTTTCCCGTGGTTATTCCAAGTTGCGGTAATTGGATTTGCAGTTTTGTGTGGATTATATTTGGCTTCCATAGGCACTGAAGTGTACAAAGTCAGCGGAATGAATACGACAAAAACCTGCATTTGCACCGGAAAGACTTATGTCGACGGAGAAATCTGCAATCCCATcgaattcaatcaattttgcaaaaataccGCATTTTCCAACAACAAAGCACGTTCGGATCTTTGCATTGACGCCGCTTGTCACTTTATCCAGATACAAAATCCAACGATTGTCAACTATTTTCAC ggaatCAACATTTTTGGATTCTTTTGGACAGTTTTCTTCATCTCCGCCTTTGGTGAAATGGTTTTGGCAGCAACTTTCGCGACATGGTATTGGACCTTCAAGAAATCAGAAGTTCCCTTTTTTGCTCTTACCTCGGGATTATCACGCACAATCTGTTATCATCTCGGCACACTGGCTTTTGGCTCCTTCATTATCGCAGTTTGTCGCATTATTCGTGTCATGCTTGAATGGGTgcatcaaaaatgtaaaaagtacGATAATGAAGTGACGCGAGctattttgtgcatttttcgaTGTCTTTTCTGGTTGCTCGAGAAATTTCTGCGGTTTTTGAATCGCAATGCGTACATCATGTGTGCGATTCACGGAAAGAATTTCTGTGCGAGTGCTGGCGATGCTTTCAATCTTTTGATGCGAAATTGCTTGAGAGTTGTCGCTTTGGATCAAGTAACGagctttttgttctttttgtcGAAATTGTTGATCTCGTTGGGCATGGGAACGCTCATGTACTTCTACTTGTCGTTGGAATATTCGCAGCTGGATCTTCATTATAACTTGGTACCATCGATAATTGTCGTGATCGGCACATATTTGATCGCCTGCGTTTTCTTCAGTGTCTATTCGATGGCAGTTGAGACACTTTTCTTGTGTTTCT TGGAAGACTCTGAACGCAACGACGGCACCCCCGAAAAGCCATATTTCATGTCAAAGCAACTCAAAAAGATTCTCGGAAAGCACAATAAATTAAACGACTCCGAAAATCAAcgattttaa